One Azotobacter salinestris DNA window includes the following coding sequences:
- the mgrA gene encoding L-glyceraldehyde 3-phosphate reductase, which translates to MTYLAAPNRYERIPYRRVGRSGLVLPALSLGLWHNFGDSTPLDTQRALLRTAFDLGINHFDLANNYGPPYGSAEINFGRLLREDFRAYRDELILSTKAGWDMWPGPYGQGGGSRKYVLASLDQSLRRLGIDYVDIFYSHRFDADTPLEETAGALADAVRQGKALYVGISSYSAGKTHEIAALLREHKVPLLIHQPAYNLFNRWVEKDLLASTEELGAGVIAFTPLAQGLLTDKYLNGIPADARVNRPGGASLRPEHLSEANIERARALAGIAKRRGQSLAQLALAWTLRDPRVTSALIGASRPEQLVENVAALDNLAFSTEELTEIDRHAVEGGINLWEKPSSDWQA; encoded by the coding sequence ATGACCTATCTTGCCGCGCCGAACCGCTACGAGCGCATTCCCTACCGCCGCGTCGGCCGCAGCGGCCTGGTGCTGCCGGCCCTGTCCCTGGGACTGTGGCACAACTTCGGCGACAGCACTCCGCTCGACACCCAGCGCGCCCTGCTGCGCACCGCCTTCGATCTCGGTATCAACCACTTCGACCTGGCGAACAATTACGGGCCGCCCTACGGCAGTGCCGAGATCAACTTCGGCCGCCTGCTGCGCGAGGATTTCCGCGCCTATCGCGACGAGCTGATCCTTTCCACCAAGGCCGGCTGGGACATGTGGCCCGGCCCCTATGGACAGGGTGGCGGCTCGCGCAAGTACGTGCTCGCCAGCCTCGACCAGAGCCTCAGGCGCCTGGGCATCGACTACGTGGACATCTTCTATTCGCACCGCTTCGATGCCGATACGCCGCTGGAGGAAACCGCCGGCGCGCTGGCCGACGCGGTTCGTCAAGGCAAGGCACTGTATGTAGGCATCTCCTCCTACTCCGCGGGTAAAACCCACGAGATCGCCGCCTTGCTTCGCGAGCACAAGGTACCGCTCCTGATCCACCAGCCGGCCTACAACCTGTTCAATCGCTGGGTGGAAAAAGACCTGCTGGCCAGCACCGAAGAGCTCGGCGCCGGGGTGATCGCCTTCACCCCCCTGGCCCAGGGCCTGCTTACCGACAAGTACTTGAACGGCATCCCCGCCGATGCGCGGGTCAACCGCCCCGGCGGCGCCTCGCTGCGCCCCGAGCACCTGTCCGAGGCAAATATCGAGCGCGCCCGGGCACTCGCCGGCATTGCCAAGCGGCGCGGGCAGAGCCTGGCCCAGTTGGCCCTGGCCTGGACCCTACGCGATCCCCGGGTGACGTCGGCATTGATCGGTGCCAGCCGCCCGGAGCAGCTCGTCGAGAACGTCGCCGCTCTGGATAACCTGGCGTTTAGCACCGAGGAGCTGACCGAAATCGACCGCCATGCCGTCGAAGGCGGTATCAATCTCTGGGAAAAGCCCTCGAGCGACTGGCAGGCATGA
- a CDS encoding LLM class flavin-dependent oxidoreductase: MSQSTRQLNLGAFLMATGHHIAAWRHPDVPADTLDFSIYRRAAQIAEAACFDALFVADSVAVFHDKVASHTARSTYFEPLTLLSALSAITERIGLVGTATTTYNEPYHVARKFASLDHLSAGRCGWNLVTSDAAAEAQNFGRDEHLGHAERYVRAREFHRVVTGLWDSWADDAFLRDKASGCFYDPDKLHVLDHRGEHFKVRGPLNVARSPQGRPVVVQAGSSEAGRELAAETAEVVFTAQASLESAKTFYADLKGRLGKYGRDENALRIMPGVFVVAGQSESEAKEKFEAFQELVEPQVGVALLGRMLGNFDLSEYPLDGPLPELPLTDSGQRSRQQLLTELAGTENLTLGQLGRRIAGGRGHYSLIGTPRQIADALQAWFEERAADGFNVLVPHLPGGLEDFAALVVPELQRRGLFRREYRGRTLREHLGLARPKNPFFA, from the coding sequence GCGACATCCAGATGTGCCAGCCGATACGCTGGACTTCTCCATCTACCGGCGCGCCGCGCAGATCGCCGAAGCGGCCTGCTTCGATGCGCTGTTCGTCGCCGACAGCGTTGCCGTCTTCCACGACAAGGTTGCCAGCCATACCGCACGCTCGACCTATTTCGAGCCCCTCACCCTGCTCTCGGCGCTCAGTGCGATCACCGAGCGGATCGGCCTGGTCGGCACCGCGACCACCACCTATAACGAGCCCTACCACGTGGCGCGCAAATTCGCCTCGCTGGATCACCTGTCGGCCGGGCGCTGCGGCTGGAACCTGGTGACCTCCGATGCCGCCGCTGAAGCACAGAACTTCGGCCGCGACGAGCACCTCGGGCATGCCGAACGCTATGTCCGGGCACGCGAGTTCCACCGCGTGGTCACCGGCCTGTGGGACAGCTGGGCGGATGACGCCTTCCTGCGCGACAAGGCCAGCGGGTGCTTCTACGACCCGGACAAGCTGCATGTGCTTGACCACCGCGGCGAGCATTTCAAGGTGCGCGGTCCGCTCAATGTGGCCCGCTCGCCGCAGGGACGCCCGGTGGTCGTGCAGGCCGGCTCCTCCGAAGCCGGTCGCGAGCTGGCCGCCGAGACCGCCGAGGTGGTGTTCACCGCACAGGCTTCGCTGGAATCGGCGAAAACCTTTTACGCCGACCTCAAGGGACGGCTTGGCAAGTACGGCCGCGACGAGAATGCGCTGCGGATCATGCCTGGCGTCTTCGTGGTGGCCGGACAGAGCGAGAGCGAGGCCAAAGAGAAGTTCGAGGCCTTCCAGGAGCTGGTCGAGCCGCAGGTGGGCGTCGCGCTGCTCGGGCGCATGCTGGGTAACTTCGACCTGTCCGAATACCCGCTGGACGGCCCGCTGCCGGAGCTGCCGCTCACCGACAGCGGCCAGCGCAGCCGCCAGCAGCTTTTGACCGAGCTGGCGGGCACGGAAAACCTGACCCTGGGCCAACTGGGCCGGCGCATCGCCGGCGGGCGCGGCCACTACAGCCTGATCGGCACGCCCCGGCAGATCGCCGACGCGCTACAGGCCTGGTTCGAGGAGCGCGCCGCCGACGGGTTCAATGTGCTGGTGCCACACCTGCCGGGCGGCCTGGAGGACTTTGCCGCACTGGTGGTACCGGAGCTGCAGCGGCGCGGCCTGTTCCGGCGCGAATACCGGGGCCGCACTCTGCGCGAACACCTCGGCCTGGCACGCCCGAAAAACCCCTTCTTCGCCTGA